The proteins below are encoded in one region of Juglans microcarpa x Juglans regia isolate MS1-56 chromosome 4D, Jm3101_v1.0, whole genome shotgun sequence:
- the LOC121261164 gene encoding protein EMBRYONIC FLOWER 1 isoform X1 gives MERSIVEEENLYKSNSNTVSKSEGSFIQIDSISIDLGTAKDNSDAGKCEHFSIRGYVSEIRKKDWKICCPFDQTESEEQTSFLPPLEVPKFRWWHCQNCLNKVSARAAAKDYGTLFNCCGTKCGSNSNCSHVASAAMLLPGFQQAPKPVLGGTTSVVANTSTKLSNDNHLLLCSDKKQKKVEVSHGTIIGHDIGSEENLNQEILKLTSAAPEVNSSIIQERHTNDTVALKLKCNGSIEFNDPGSGSHEVSDWNLKCMIKDSAKHYQTGTQNSPDDQHIKVTKACQTLGLGSMVAEAPNVVKAHTTVHPSLELDGFSYESSESVEIMVLDDDPLDHHLDKSCSLHRRKTRKHRLLTDLLGENGDAKSGLIDADNFPSNRTPEAFERLDMLSVPQDLVAIQGNTKRGSSQTTKRKLPQDEEWRPPEIPSPNYLNKKAQIWKGDSETTDVTVGNESQEAIAGMGLKTDLKSHSSKGIKHRSPTLGKKKNKKIQVVDACLSLVPPQVTVQKEIQDKTQHTSDRNAAGNVSFGLTQNAFKGRQMDPFPFPALRMERKPNMCHKKNKSSQADGGQASLFPWNNGVLKNDPISRGNVDIMQTGSVTHPFQSTQDSLAEKELRLSLNSFSAAPRYDKEFIPRVEGGLSSFPPWQEVSPKVDQVMRKNLEVNNFRDQRVPSKSPPATFSGKGVNCEVSNEMTAFKMPFLNKMQNCLSQVEDRGCSRIHQRGPTFCKDIWDHRHLKKSLKMARPYILGNNYSGASNIDKAYKAKEYTAVGEKNSDQKADKASEQGPLDDIPMEIVELLTKMNRNTHERRLPDAENKKGLLETTSNTINSQMTDFTNTYGNDELRLLEITRKQKYQARNGRNGIITTGQNVGTTKPKPFDFFSHIDRNHLNASQLDQTQTPPIGFRTFAQCQKKPSSGVQSSVTDPSRHSSGQNCNWNAAMVGHGPSHATLQALGGCNTRQTVAQQNETAVHLWPTMITNQSPFGYNLPQKGVAQSTNIDMLSQCPDSLHKGGLNFNHDLKCFNLNATGLEKHNMSCGSETFSRNNAEYPLACKLNGMGHPQSLMGSLDLYSNETIPAMHLLSLMDAGMRSGPTFNMGGTPKFPKRPSFPHDPKSKELPRMEIGAYKTVDSMKQPPSVYCSKSHFSEKAHGCFHCIPTVAASASSFQHEKGFQRDSNLTSQVGLKSREREKKKISNSATQSRGRRPEKFVFPTGSLGTNHGAIPVHSLQKKHLDASDSTVFALQHHGMDNSTQHPKSNSVSEICSINRNPADFIMPGAGNTYMIRGEDLKLRKVTPSQSRRSIIKSDGRKRHRNLKHTTVKERVQH, from the exons ATGGAGAGGAGTATTGTGGAGGAGGAGAACCTTTATAAGAGCAATTCTAATACCGTCTCCAAGTCTGAGGGatcttttattcaaattgaCTCTATATCAATAGATCTCGGCACTGCTAAGGATAATAGTGATGCTGGAAAGTGCGAGCATTTTTCTATACG CGGATATGTCTCCGAGATTCGGAAAAAAGATTGGAAGATATGTTGTCCATTTGATcagactgagtctgaggagcaAACATCTTTTCTTCCCCCTTTAGAGGTTCCAAAATTCAGATGGTGGCATTGTCAAAATTGTCTGAATAAGGTTTCTGCCAGAGCTGCTGCAAAAGATTATGGAACACTCTTTAATTGTTGTGGTACCAAATGTGGCTCCAATAGCAATTGTTCCCATGTGGCTAGTGCTGCAATGCTTCTGCCAGGTTTTCAGCAAGCTCCCAAGCCAGTTCTTGGTGGAACAACATCAGTTGTTGCCAATACTTCTACCAAACTGAGCAACGACAACCATCTTCTATTATGTAGTGATAAGAAACAGAAGAAAGTTGAAGTTTCACACGGCACCATTATAG GGCATGACATTGGTTCAGAAGAAAATCTTAACCAGGAAATCCTCAAATTAACAAGTGCTGCCCCAGAAGTTAATTCAAGCATAATACAAGAAAGGCATACAAATGACACAG TGGCTCTCAAGTTAAAATGTAATGGATCTATAGAATTTAATGATCCAGGCAGTGGGAGTCATGAAGTTTCTGATTGGAACCTCAAATGCATGATTAAGGATTCTGCCAAACATTATCAGACAGGAACACAAAATTCTCCGGATGATCAACACATAAAGGTAACAAAAGCCTGTCAGACACTTGGGTTGGGCAGTATGGTTGCTGAGGCACCTAATGTCGTCAAAGCTCATACAACTGTACATCCGTCTCTCGAGTTGGATGGGTTTAGTTATGAATCATCTGAAAGTGTTGAAATAATGGTACTTGACGATGATCCTCTAGACCATCATTTAGACAAATCATGTTCTTTGCATCGTAGAAAAACTCGAAAGCACCGTCTACTGACTGACTTGCTGGGTGAAAATGGTGATGCAAAGAGTGGTCTGATTGATGCAGATAATTTTCCATCCAATAGGACCCCAGAAGCATTTGAAAGGTTAGATATGCTCTCTGTTCCTCAAGATCTGGTGGCCATTCAAGGAAACACTAAAAGGGGTTCTAGTCAGACTACGAAAAGGAAGTTACCTCAGGATGAAGAGTGGAGACCTCCAGAAATTCCCTCtccaaattatttgaataaaaaagctCAGATATGGAAGGGAGATTCAGAAACAACTGATGTAACTGTGGGTAATGAATCTCAAGAGGCAATTGCAGGAATGGGTTTAAAAACTGATCTGAAGAGCCATTCAAGTAAAGGTATAAAGCATAGAAGTCCTACCTTAggtaagaagaaaaataaaaagatccaAGTTGTTGATGCATGTTTGTCATTGGTGCCACCGCAAGTAACTGTGCAAAAGGAAATTCAGGACAAAACTCAGCATACAAGTGACAGAAATGCTGCTGGCAATGTTTCTTTTGGATTAACTCAGAATGCATTCAAAGGCAGACAAATGgatccttttccttttcctgcTCTAAGAATGGAGAGAAAACCTAATATGTGccataagaaaaacaaaagctCACAGGCGGATGGAGGCCAAGCTTCACTCTTTCCATGGAACAATGGGGTGCTAAAAAATGACCCAATTTCAAGGGGAAATGTAGATATCATGCAAACTGGATCTGTAACACATCCGTTTCAATCAACACAAGATTCACTTGCTGAAAAAGAGCTGCGTCTTTCACTTAATAGCTTCTCGGCCGCTCCAAGATATGACAAAGAATTTATTCCTCGGGTTGAAGGCGGGCTATCTTCCTTTCCACCTTGGCAAGAGGTCAGTCCCAAAGTAGATCAGGTTATGAGGAAAAATTTAGAGGTTAACAATTTTAGAGATCAAAGGGTTCCATCGAAATCTCCACCAGCCACCTTTTCAGGAAAAGGTGTAAATTGTGAAGTCAGTAATGAGATGACCGCCTTTAAAATGCCTTTCCTGAATAAGATGCAAAATTGCCTCTCTCAGGTTGAGGATAGGGGGTGTTCTCGAATTCACCAAAGG GGACCAACTTTTTGCAAGGACATATGGGACCACAGGCACCTCAAGAAGAGTTTGAAAATGGCCAGACCATATATACTAGGAAAT aatTATTCTGGTGCAAGCAACATAGACAAAGCTTATAAAGCCAAGGAATATACAGCTGTTGGGGAAAAAAATAGTGATCAAAAGGCTGACAAAGCATCTGAGCAGGGACCTTTAGATGATATACCAATGGAAATTGTAGAGCTCCTGACAAAGATGAACCGAAATACCCATGAGAGGCGTCTTCCTGATGCTGAAAATAAGAAAGGATTGTTAGAAACAACCAGTAATACAATAAATAGTCAGATGACGGATTTTACTAACACATATGGCAATGACGAGTTGAGGCTACTGGAAATTACTCGCAAGCAAAAATACCAGGCTAGAAATGGAAGGAATGGCATAATCACAACAGGCCAAAATGTGGGAACCACCAAACCGAAGCCATTTGATTTCTTTTCTCATATTGATAGAAACCACCTGAATGCGAGTCAGCTGGATCAAACTCAGACCCCTCCAATAGGGTTTAGGACTTTTGCTCAGTGTCAAAAGAAGCCATCAAGCGGAGTCCAATCTTCTGTGACCGATCCCAGCAGACACAGTAGTGGTCAGAATTGCAACTGGAATGCGGCTATGGTGGGGCACGGGCCATCTCATGCTACTTTGCAGGCCTTGGGAGGATGTAACACACGCCAGACAGTTGCACAACAGAATGAAACAGCAGTACATCTTTGGCCAACCATGATTACAAATCAATCCCCCTTTGGATATAACCTGCCTCAAAAGGGTGTAGCTCAGTCTACTAACATAGATATGCTTTCTCAGTGTCCAGATTCACTGCATAAGGGGGGTTTGAACTTCAACCATGACCTGAAGTGTTTTAATCTAAATGCTACAGGTCTTGAGAAGCACAATATGAGCTGTGGTTCAGAAACTTTCAGTAGGAATAATGCAGAGTACCCATTAGCTTGCAAACTTAATGGAATGGGGCATCCTCAAAGTTTGATGGGGTCGTTAGATCTGTATTCTAATGAAACCATACCAGCAATGCATTTGCTCAGCCTCATGGATGCAGGGATGCGGTCAGGTCCTACGTTCAATATGGGTGGAACACCAAAGTTCCCTAAGAGACCTTCCTTTCCTCATGATCCTAAGTCTAAGGAGCTTCCCAGAATGGAGATTGGTGCATATAAGACAGTGGATTCCATGAAACAGCCACCATCCGTTTATTGCAGTAAAAGCCACTTTTCAGAGAAGGCCCATGGCTGTTTTCATTGTATTCCAACAGTGGCTGCATCTGCTTCTTCTTTTCAACATGAAAAAGGTTTCCAAAGGGATTCTAATCTTACGAGTCAAGTTGGCTTgaagtcgagagagagagagaagaaaaaaatctctaatTCAGCCACACAGAGTAGAGGTCGTAGACCAGAGAAATTTGTATTCCCCACTGGAAGTTTAGGCACAAATCATGGAGCTATTCCCGTCCATAGTCTGCAGAAAAAACATCTTGATGCTTCCGATTCTACTGTTTTTGCCTTGCAGCATCATGGAATGGACAATTCAACTCAGCATCCAAAAAGCAATTCTGTTTCTGAAATCTGCAGTATTAATAGAAATCCGGCTGATTTTATCATGCCAGGAGCTGGAAATACGTATATGATTAGGGGCGAAGACCTTAAACTCAGAAAGGTGACTCCTTCACAAAGCAGGCGTAGCATAATTAAGTCGGATGGCCGCAAGCGACATAGGAATCTGAAGCACACCACTGTAAAAGAACGTGTACAACATTGA
- the LOC121261164 gene encoding protein EMBRYONIC FLOWER 1 isoform X5, with product MERSIVEEENLYKSNSNTVSKSEGSFIQIDSISIDLGTAKDNSDAGKCEHFSIRGYVSEIRKKDWKICCPFDQTESEEQTSFLPPLEVPKFRWWHCQNCLNKVSARAAAKDYGTLFNCCGTKCGSNSNCSHVASAAMLLPGFQQAPKPVLGGTTSVVANTSTKLSNDNHLLLCSDKKQKKVEVSHGTIIGHDIGSEENLNQEILKLTSAAPEVNSSIIQERHTNDTVALKLKCNGSIEFNDPGSGSHEVSDWNLKCMIKDSAKHYQTGTQNSPDDQHIKVTKACQTLGLGSMVAEAPNVVKAHTTVHPSLELDGFSYESSESVEIMVLDDDPLDHHLDKSCSLHRRKTRKHRLLTDLLGENGDAKSGLIDADNFPSNRTPEAFERLDMLSVPQDLVAIQGNTKRGSSQTTKRKLPQDEEWRPPEIPSPNYLNKKAQIWKGDSETTDVTVGNESQEAIAGMGLKTDLKSHSSKGIKHRSPTLGKKKNKKIQVVDACLSLVPPQVTVQKEIQDKTQHTSDRNAAGNVSFGLTQNAFKGRQMDPFPFPALRMERKPNMCHKKNKSSQADGGQASLFPWNNGVLKNDPISRGNVDIMQTGSVTHPFQSTQDSLAEKELRLSLNSFSAAPRYDKEFIPRVEGGLSSFPPWQEVSPKVDQVMRKNLEVNNFRDQRVPSKSPPATFSGKGVNCEVSNEMTAFKMPFLNKMQNCLSQVEDRGCSRIHQRNYSGASNIDKAYKAKEYTAVGEKNSDQKADKASEQGPLDDIPMEIVELLTKMNRNTHERRLPDAENKKGLLETTSNTINSQMTDFTNTYGNDELRLLEITRKQKYQARNGRNGIITTGQNVGTTKPKPFDFFSHIDRNHLNASQLDQTQTPPIGFRTFAQCQKKPSSGVQSSVTDPSRHSSGQNCNWNAAMVGHGPSHATLQALGGCNTRQTVAQQNETAVHLWPTMITNQSPFGYNLPQKGVAQSTNIDMLSQCPDSLHKGGLNFNHDLKCFNLNATGLEKHNMSCGSETFSRNNAEYPLACKLNGMGHPQSLMGSLDLYSNETIPAMHLLSLMDAGMRSGPTFNMGGTPKFPKRPSFPHDPKSKELPRMEIGAYKTVDSMKQPPSVYCSKSHFSEKAHGCFHCIPTVAASASSFQHEKGFQRDSNLTSQVGLKSREREKKKISNSATQSRGRRPEKFVFPTGSLGTNHGAIPVHSLQKKHLDASDSTVFALQHHGMDNSTQHPKSNSVSEICSINRNPADFIMPGAGNTYMIRGEDLKLRKVTPSQSRRSIIKSDGRKRHRNLKHTTVKERVQH from the exons ATGGAGAGGAGTATTGTGGAGGAGGAGAACCTTTATAAGAGCAATTCTAATACCGTCTCCAAGTCTGAGGGatcttttattcaaattgaCTCTATATCAATAGATCTCGGCACTGCTAAGGATAATAGTGATGCTGGAAAGTGCGAGCATTTTTCTATACG CGGATATGTCTCCGAGATTCGGAAAAAAGATTGGAAGATATGTTGTCCATTTGATcagactgagtctgaggagcaAACATCTTTTCTTCCCCCTTTAGAGGTTCCAAAATTCAGATGGTGGCATTGTCAAAATTGTCTGAATAAGGTTTCTGCCAGAGCTGCTGCAAAAGATTATGGAACACTCTTTAATTGTTGTGGTACCAAATGTGGCTCCAATAGCAATTGTTCCCATGTGGCTAGTGCTGCAATGCTTCTGCCAGGTTTTCAGCAAGCTCCCAAGCCAGTTCTTGGTGGAACAACATCAGTTGTTGCCAATACTTCTACCAAACTGAGCAACGACAACCATCTTCTATTATGTAGTGATAAGAAACAGAAGAAAGTTGAAGTTTCACACGGCACCATTATAG GGCATGACATTGGTTCAGAAGAAAATCTTAACCAGGAAATCCTCAAATTAACAAGTGCTGCCCCAGAAGTTAATTCAAGCATAATACAAGAAAGGCATACAAATGACACAG TGGCTCTCAAGTTAAAATGTAATGGATCTATAGAATTTAATGATCCAGGCAGTGGGAGTCATGAAGTTTCTGATTGGAACCTCAAATGCATGATTAAGGATTCTGCCAAACATTATCAGACAGGAACACAAAATTCTCCGGATGATCAACACATAAAGGTAACAAAAGCCTGTCAGACACTTGGGTTGGGCAGTATGGTTGCTGAGGCACCTAATGTCGTCAAAGCTCATACAACTGTACATCCGTCTCTCGAGTTGGATGGGTTTAGTTATGAATCATCTGAAAGTGTTGAAATAATGGTACTTGACGATGATCCTCTAGACCATCATTTAGACAAATCATGTTCTTTGCATCGTAGAAAAACTCGAAAGCACCGTCTACTGACTGACTTGCTGGGTGAAAATGGTGATGCAAAGAGTGGTCTGATTGATGCAGATAATTTTCCATCCAATAGGACCCCAGAAGCATTTGAAAGGTTAGATATGCTCTCTGTTCCTCAAGATCTGGTGGCCATTCAAGGAAACACTAAAAGGGGTTCTAGTCAGACTACGAAAAGGAAGTTACCTCAGGATGAAGAGTGGAGACCTCCAGAAATTCCCTCtccaaattatttgaataaaaaagctCAGATATGGAAGGGAGATTCAGAAACAACTGATGTAACTGTGGGTAATGAATCTCAAGAGGCAATTGCAGGAATGGGTTTAAAAACTGATCTGAAGAGCCATTCAAGTAAAGGTATAAAGCATAGAAGTCCTACCTTAggtaagaagaaaaataaaaagatccaAGTTGTTGATGCATGTTTGTCATTGGTGCCACCGCAAGTAACTGTGCAAAAGGAAATTCAGGACAAAACTCAGCATACAAGTGACAGAAATGCTGCTGGCAATGTTTCTTTTGGATTAACTCAGAATGCATTCAAAGGCAGACAAATGgatccttttccttttcctgcTCTAAGAATGGAGAGAAAACCTAATATGTGccataagaaaaacaaaagctCACAGGCGGATGGAGGCCAAGCTTCACTCTTTCCATGGAACAATGGGGTGCTAAAAAATGACCCAATTTCAAGGGGAAATGTAGATATCATGCAAACTGGATCTGTAACACATCCGTTTCAATCAACACAAGATTCACTTGCTGAAAAAGAGCTGCGTCTTTCACTTAATAGCTTCTCGGCCGCTCCAAGATATGACAAAGAATTTATTCCTCGGGTTGAAGGCGGGCTATCTTCCTTTCCACCTTGGCAAGAGGTCAGTCCCAAAGTAGATCAGGTTATGAGGAAAAATTTAGAGGTTAACAATTTTAGAGATCAAAGGGTTCCATCGAAATCTCCACCAGCCACCTTTTCAGGAAAAGGTGTAAATTGTGAAGTCAGTAATGAGATGACCGCCTTTAAAATGCCTTTCCTGAATAAGATGCAAAATTGCCTCTCTCAGGTTGAGGATAGGGGGTGTTCTCGAATTCACCAAAGG aatTATTCTGGTGCAAGCAACATAGACAAAGCTTATAAAGCCAAGGAATATACAGCTGTTGGGGAAAAAAATAGTGATCAAAAGGCTGACAAAGCATCTGAGCAGGGACCTTTAGATGATATACCAATGGAAATTGTAGAGCTCCTGACAAAGATGAACCGAAATACCCATGAGAGGCGTCTTCCTGATGCTGAAAATAAGAAAGGATTGTTAGAAACAACCAGTAATACAATAAATAGTCAGATGACGGATTTTACTAACACATATGGCAATGACGAGTTGAGGCTACTGGAAATTACTCGCAAGCAAAAATACCAGGCTAGAAATGGAAGGAATGGCATAATCACAACAGGCCAAAATGTGGGAACCACCAAACCGAAGCCATTTGATTTCTTTTCTCATATTGATAGAAACCACCTGAATGCGAGTCAGCTGGATCAAACTCAGACCCCTCCAATAGGGTTTAGGACTTTTGCTCAGTGTCAAAAGAAGCCATCAAGCGGAGTCCAATCTTCTGTGACCGATCCCAGCAGACACAGTAGTGGTCAGAATTGCAACTGGAATGCGGCTATGGTGGGGCACGGGCCATCTCATGCTACTTTGCAGGCCTTGGGAGGATGTAACACACGCCAGACAGTTGCACAACAGAATGAAACAGCAGTACATCTTTGGCCAACCATGATTACAAATCAATCCCCCTTTGGATATAACCTGCCTCAAAAGGGTGTAGCTCAGTCTACTAACATAGATATGCTTTCTCAGTGTCCAGATTCACTGCATAAGGGGGGTTTGAACTTCAACCATGACCTGAAGTGTTTTAATCTAAATGCTACAGGTCTTGAGAAGCACAATATGAGCTGTGGTTCAGAAACTTTCAGTAGGAATAATGCAGAGTACCCATTAGCTTGCAAACTTAATGGAATGGGGCATCCTCAAAGTTTGATGGGGTCGTTAGATCTGTATTCTAATGAAACCATACCAGCAATGCATTTGCTCAGCCTCATGGATGCAGGGATGCGGTCAGGTCCTACGTTCAATATGGGTGGAACACCAAAGTTCCCTAAGAGACCTTCCTTTCCTCATGATCCTAAGTCTAAGGAGCTTCCCAGAATGGAGATTGGTGCATATAAGACAGTGGATTCCATGAAACAGCCACCATCCGTTTATTGCAGTAAAAGCCACTTTTCAGAGAAGGCCCATGGCTGTTTTCATTGTATTCCAACAGTGGCTGCATCTGCTTCTTCTTTTCAACATGAAAAAGGTTTCCAAAGGGATTCTAATCTTACGAGTCAAGTTGGCTTgaagtcgagagagagagagaagaaaaaaatctctaatTCAGCCACACAGAGTAGAGGTCGTAGACCAGAGAAATTTGTATTCCCCACTGGAAGTTTAGGCACAAATCATGGAGCTATTCCCGTCCATAGTCTGCAGAAAAAACATCTTGATGCTTCCGATTCTACTGTTTTTGCCTTGCAGCATCATGGAATGGACAATTCAACTCAGCATCCAAAAAGCAATTCTGTTTCTGAAATCTGCAGTATTAATAGAAATCCGGCTGATTTTATCATGCCAGGAGCTGGAAATACGTATATGATTAGGGGCGAAGACCTTAAACTCAGAAAGGTGACTCCTTCACAAAGCAGGCGTAGCATAATTAAGTCGGATGGCCGCAAGCGACATAGGAATCTGAAGCACACCACTGTAAAAGAACGTGTACAACATTGA